CCTCGGGGATGCCGACGAGTTCGAGCAGGGCCGGGTCCGTCTCGACCAGGCCGGTGCCCGGCGTCAGGGCGAAGGAGCCCACGCCCATGGCCCGCAGGGCCGAATCCAGCAGGGGCGAGGGCGCCGACCGGTCCGCCTCGCCCCGCAGCCGCCCGGCGACGGCCTCGGCGTACCGCTCCAGGAACTCCCGCTGCTCGCTCCCGAACCCCTCCCCGGCCTCGCCCACCACGACCAGGCACCCCAGCCATCCACCCGCCGCCCCCAGGGGCAGCGCCCCGAGCGGCACGGAGACGCCTCCGCCGCCCTCCCGGCCGCCGGCCACCGCCCCCCTGACCCACACGGCCCGGCCACCCCGATAGGCCTCGACGACGACGGACCCACCGTCCCCCGCCCCTGCGGCTCGGGGCGGGGGCGCTGCCTCCGGCCTGCCCGGGTCGGTCCCCGTCCTGCCCGGGTCAGTCCCCGGCCTGCCCGGGGCAGTCCCCGCCCTGCCCGGGTCAGTCCCCGGCCTGCCCGGGGCAGTCCCCGCCCTGCCCTGGTCAGTCCCCGGCCCGCCCTGGTCAGTTCCCGCCCTGCCCTGGTCAGTCCCCGGCCCGCCCTGGTCAGTTCCCGCCCTGCCCTGGTCAGTCCCCGCCCTGCCCTGGTCAGTCCCCGGCCCGCCCGGGTCAGTCCCCGCCCTGCCCGGGTCAGTCCCCGCCCTGCCCGGGTCAGTCCCCGGCCTGCCCTGGTCGGTCTCCGGCCCGCCCGCACTGTCGTCGGCCTCCGCCCCGGCCCCACTGTCGTCGGCCCCCGCCACCGTCGAGCCCGTCGAGCCCGTCGAGACCCGCACGCGCCCCGCCAGCCCGTACCGCTCGGGTTCAAGCCCGGCCGCCTCCACCCGCCGGAGCTCCGCACCGTCCTCGCTCCGTACGTACACCGCCGCCAGCACCACCCCGGCGAACGCCAGAACCCGCTCCCGGGCGGCCGGTTCGCGCGTGGGACGCGACGGGCCGGAGTCCCCGTTCCCGGGCGCCCGCAGACCGGGGGCCGCGGCCCGGGCATCGCCGTCATGGGGCATGTCCGCGTCCACCTCCCGTCCACGCCGCAGCCACCGGCAGGTGGGAGTCCCCGGAACCCAGGCGACGACGACGCGGGCACGAGTCCGGCGGTACCGGGTCACGTCTCCCATGGCGAAGCCACGCCGCACATGAGCGGCAGGGCACCCACACAACAGAATCGCACACCTGGATAACAGCGACATATGGGGCGTACGGCCCGACCAGCTCCAAGGGCGACGGCACACGGTCGACGACCGGACCCGCGACCCGGACCAGGCCCCGCCCCCCGGCCGGAACCGGCGGCACGCGCGACGGGCCCGGTGGCCGGAGCCTCACGGCCACGGCCACCGGGCCCGCCCCGAGTGACGGTTCAGCCCACCCGGCAGGGCAGACTCGTCGTGCTGTCACCCCCGGCACCGGAGACGACGTAACCGAACGTCGTGCTTCTGCCTGGTGCGAGGGAGCCGTTCCAGCCGGCGTTGTGGACCATCACCGCCTGGCCGTTGTACGTCGCGCTGCCGCTCCACAGGCTCTCGACCTTCTGGCCGGCCGGCAGCGTCCAGTCGACCATCCAGCCGAGCATCGGAACGGTACCGGTGTTGGTGACGGTCACCTCCGACTGGTAGCCGCCGTTCCAGGTACCGGTCGTCTTTCGGGTGGCCGTGCACGTCCCGGGCACCGGCTCGGTCGGGTTGCCCGGCTGCTTGATGCCGGTCACCTCGCCCTTGCCGCCGTCGAAGACGACGTCGGAGCAGGAGTAGAAGGTCTCCTGGCTGTCGGAGCGCTGCCAGACCATGTAGATGATGTGGCGGCCCGACTTGCCCTCGGGGAGCTTGCCGGTCCAGGAGTAGTTGGCCTCGACCGTGCCCGGGGAGCCGTTCAGCGGCGGGTGGTCGACGCTCAGGAACGGCTTCTCCTCCATGTCGTTCCAGGTGAGCCTCTTCGTCGGGTCGAAGCCGTCCTTGGTGATGTAGACGTAGAACCAACCCGGGTGCGCCGCCCAGGCGTTGTACGAGAAGTCGACCGTCGCGCCCGAGGTGAGATGGGTCAGCGGCCAGTCCTTGCTGGGCGTGTCGAACCCGGTGAAGTTGGTGTTGCCGCCGCTGCACAGCTCGCCGTCGGGCACGAAGCCGCGGGTGCGGCCGGCGCCGTCCGAGCGGAGCACCGAGAACCAGTTGTAGAACGGCGTGGTGCCGCTGACCTGCTGCGCGGCCCGGCACGCCGGGTTGACCGGCTTGATCTCACCGGTGTCGGTCAAGCCGTCCTGCCAGCACAGGAAGGTGCGGCTGCCGGGCTTCATGGGGGTGCCGTGGGCCTCCGCCTCACCGCCCGCCGTCATGACCAGGCCGAGGGCGGGGACGGTGATGACGAGGGAGAGCAGGACCAGGAACAGGGCTCTGGCCCGGGTGCGGAGTGCTGATCGAGGCGCCGGGGCGCCCCCCGACGGTGTTGTCATGATCATGACAGCATCATCCGTTTCTTCGGGTCCGGGTCTGCGGATGCGTGTGCGGGGATGCGCGGAGTGGGAGCGACTCGAGGGCGGGTTCCGGTCCACCGTTATGGGAGCGCTCCCACCCCGCTGTTGCGGAAGTTAGCGCCGGGCGGCGCAGTTGTAAACGGTCGTGGCACGACGGGACCGCTCGGCGCCTCGGCGAACGGAGCCGGCGTCCTCTCGGCGGCACGGCGCAAGGGCCGTTCGGGTGACGGACGACGCGCGCTTTCCCCGCCCTCCCCGCAGACTTCGGGTGAACGGTCGGTGCGCCGACCCGACACCAGGAGGCAGTCATGACGTGCATGCCGAACGAAGACGCGGAGTTCCACAACGCGATCAAGGAAGTCTTCCTCAAGTACCCGGAGGCGCAGGGGAAATACGCGCTGACCAGCCTCCAGCTGGAAAACGAGATGGAGATCGACTGGGAAAACGAAGTCGGGGTCTCGCGGATCGAAGACCGGAAGATCATCACCGAGTTCGTGGACCGGAAATCGGTGATCCGGATGCAGCTCTGCCTGAAGTGGAATTTCGATTACACCGAATGCCTCAACTGGATCGAGGCGCCGGAGTGACACCGCCCTCCTGCCGGCCGGGCGGGTGACGGAGGCTGGAACCGGCCTCGTACGCAACCAAGTTGACTTTACTTCCCCTTTGGGATTGGCTGCGGCTCCGACCTTTCGTGATCCGGGGGGATCCTTGAACCGCACCATCCGCGCAGCCGTCTGCACCGTCGCCGTCACCGGTCTCGCGCTCGGCCTCAGCTCCTGCTCCGAGGCGGTCGACCAGGTCGACAAGGCGGTGGACGAGACGTACGAGGTCACCTACGAGGTCACCGGGAAGAACGTCGACTCGATCGAGTTCCACGGCGGGGGCGGCAAGGCCATGGAGCCGAAGGTCGAGTCGGTGTCGAAGCCGGAGCTGCCGTGGAAGAAGACGGTCACGCTGCGCGGCATCATGCCCGCGGCGGTCATGCCGGTCGCCGCGGATCCCGAGGGCGCCCAGATCACCTGCAAGATCATCCACAAGGGCAAGGTGCTCGAGGAGCAGAGCGCCGACGGCCTGGTGACCGCCGGGGGCTGCACCGCGGAGTCTCCGATCACGGGCTGACCCCGGGCCGCCCGGCAGGGCCCGCGCGGCCCGGCGGCCGCGTCCGGTCGGCCGGGTTCAACCGGCCGCACCCCGAGCGGACTTGAACGGCCCCTCGGGAAAGCAGCCGAAGCTCGACGAGCCCCTGCGACGCCCCTCTACGACGGCCCCCTGCGGTCATCGCCCCCGGCAGCCAACACCGCCGACAACCACCGCAGTTGGCGGCGCACCTGTACCGCGTCGCCGCCCTCGTGGCCGTTGAACGGATAGGCGTGGATCTCCTTCTCCGGGTCCGCGCCGGTCAGTTCGGCGTAGCGGTTGAACGCCGCGTACGCTCCGCTCGGCGGGCAGACCGTGTCGCGCAGGCCGACGCCGAAGTGGGCCGGAGCCTGGGCGCGGCGGGCGAAGGAGACGCCCTCGACGTAGGACAGCGTGCGGTGGGCGGCGTGCTCGGCGCCCCGGTGGACGGAGAGGTAGGCGGCGATCTCGCCGTACGGGCCCGCGTCGGTGAGGTCCAGCGCGCGGCGGATCCCGCACAGCAGCGGGGCCGTGACCAGCAGCGCCGCCAGATCGGGAACGAGCCCCGCGACCGCCAGGGCCAGCCCGCCGCCCTGGCTGTTGCCGACGGCCACGGTCCGGGCGGGATCGACGCCGGGCAGTGCCCGCACCGCCGCGATCGCGCGCACCGCGTCCGTGATCAGGCGTCGGTAGTGGTAGTCCTCGGGGGCGAGCAGTCCACGCACCGCCGGCCCCGGACCGCCGGGCGCGGTGCCGTGCGGGTCGGGCGTGTCTCCGCCGCAGCCGTACTGGTCGCCCTGGCCGCGGTTGTCCATGAGCAGATGCGCGTACCCGGCGTTCACCCAGGTCAGGCGCTCGTGCGGGAGGCCCCGGCCGCGCCCGTACCCGGCGAACTCGACGACGGCGGGCAGGAGTTCACCACCGGCCCCGGCCGGTTTGCTGAACCAGGCGCGCACCGGGTCGCCCGCGAAGCCCCGGAACGTCACGTCCCAGGTCCGCGTCAGCCGCAGGCCCGTCTCCACCGGCCGCACCGCCACCAGCGGGTCCGCCTGCCGGGCCTCCTTGAGCGTGCTCAGCCAGAAGGCGTCGAAGTCGGCGGGCTCCCCGACGTCCGGGCGATGGCGCTCCAGTTCCGTCAGCGGCAGGTCGAACGCGGGCACGGCGGCACCTCGCAGGAGTCGGTGGTCATCCAGAAACTTGCGACGAGAGACGGGGGTGGGTCCCAGGGGTCTACCCAGGTTCGACGGGTTTCCAACGCGGCACAGGAGCCCCGGCGGACTCCCGCAGTACCCATTGACAGCGCTTTCCCCTGCCCTTAAGTTGCCGCGAAGTTACCGGTAAGCGCTCGAAAGTTTCGGTTCCGCGTCCCATGCCCACGGGAGGCCCGAGCAATGAGCACGTCCACCACGCCGGCCCCGCCGGGCACCGAGGACCCGCCTCCGGCCCGGGCCGCACCCCGACGACGCGGGAACCGGACGCCCGCCCGGACCGGCTGGCGGCGGGCGCTGCGCCGCGACTGGCAGCTGTACTCGCTGGCGATCCTGCCGCTGCTGTTCTTCCTGGTCTTCCGCTACCTGCCGATGCTCGGCAACGTGATCGCCTTCCGGCGCTTCGAGCCGGGCGGGTCGATCTTCGGCGAGGAGTGGGTGGGCCTGCGCTATGTGCAGATGTTCCTCAGCGACCCCACCTTCTGGCAGGTCTTCCGCAACACCCTGTGGATCGGCGGGCTCACGCTGCTGTTCTGCTTCCCGGTGCCGATCGTGCTGGCGCTGCTGCTGAACGAGGTCCGCCGGCGCTCCCTGAAGCGGTTCGTGCAGTCCGTGTCGTACCTCCCGCACTTCCTGTCGATCGTGATCGTCGCGGGCATCACGATGCAGATGCTGGCCAGTGACGGCCCGGTCAACCACGTCCTCGGCTGGTTCGGGCACGAACCGATCCGCTTCATCCAGGAACCCGAGTGGTTCCGCACGATCTACGTCGGCTCGGAGATCTGGCAGACCGCCGGCTGGGGCACGATCCTCTACCTCGCCGCGCTCACCACCATCGACGAGGACCTGTACGAGGCCGCGCGCATCGACGGGGCCAACCGCTGGCAGCAGATCTGGCACGTCACCCTGCCCGGCATCCGGCCCACCATGGTCACGCTGCTGATCCTCAACATCGGCACGTTCATGGCGGTCGGCTTCGAGAAGGTCCTGCTGCTGTACAACCCGCTGACGTATCCCACCGCCGACGTCATATCGACCTACGTCTACCGGGCCGGTGTCGAGTCCAACAGCTTCAGCTACGCCGCCGCCATCGGGCTGTTCGAGGCGATCATCGGCCTGGTCCTGATCACGTCCGCGAACCAGCTCTCGCGCCGCACAGTGGGGACGAGCCTGTGGTGAAGCCGAGCCGCTCCTACCGGGTCTTCCAGGGCGTCAACGGGGTCGTCCTCACCCTGGTCGTGATCGTCACCCTGTACCCGTTCGCCAACATCATCGCCCGCTCGTTCAGTGCGGAGCGGCACATCCGGGCCGGTGAAGTGACGCTGTGGCCCAAGGGGTTCAACCTCACCACGTACGAGATCGTGTTCGAGGACTCGATGTTCTGGCGCAACTACGGCAACACCGTGCTGTACACGGTCGTCGCGACCGTCGTGGCGATGGTCCTGACCACCTGTTACGCCTACGTCCTGTCCAAGAAGCACCTCAAGGGACGCGGCGTCCTGGTCGGCGTCGCCGTGTTCACCATGTTCTTCACCGGGGGCCTGATCCCCAACTACGTCCTCGTCACCAGCCTCGGTCTGAAGAACAGCGTCTGGGCCATCGCGCTCCCCAACGCCATCAGCGTGTTCAACCTGCTGGTGATGAAGGCGTTCTTCGAGAACCTGCCGACGGAACTGGAGGAGGCCGCGCAGATCGACGGCCTGAGCACGTACGGCGTTCTGCTGCGGATCGTGCTGCCCCTGTCGAAGGCGGTCGTCGCGACGATGGTGCTGTTCTACTCGGTGTCCTTCTGGAACTCCTGGTTCAGCGCCTTCCTGTACATGGACAAATCCGAGCTGATGCCGGTCACCGTCTATCTGCGCAACCTCATCTCCGGCGCCACGACGGGCGGCAACGCCGGTGCCGCCGACGCGCAGCTCAGCCAGGTGGGGGCGAACATCCAGGCGGTCACGATCGTGCTGACCTCGCTGCCCATCCTCTGTGTCTATCCGTTCGTCCAGCGCTACTTCGTCTCGGGCGTGATGCTCGGCGCGGTCAAGGGCTAACAAAGGAGTGCCCGTGTCATCCCTGAACAACGCAGGACAGCTGTCGCGGCGTCAGATCCTGTCCGCCGCCGGTTTCATCGGCCTGGCCACCCTCACCGGCTGCGGCAGCGGCGACGGCGGCGGGGACTCCAAGGACCTGTCGAAGAAGAGGGACGGCGCGATGAAGGAGTACCGCGTCGGCCAGCAGTTCAAGGCGGCCAAGCCGCTGTCCTTCTCGGTCCTGCACAACAACAACCCCGTCTACCCGATGAAGAACGACTGGCTGTTCTGGAAGGAGCTCTCCCGGCGCACCGGCGTCACCCTCGAACCCGTCGCCGTCCCCCTGGTCGACTACGAGAAGAAGCGCAGCGTCCTGATCGGCTCGGGTGACGCCCCGTTCCTGATCCCCAAGACGTACCACCCCTCGGAGGTCGCGTTCGTGTCGTCGGGCGCGATCCTCCCGGTCAGCGACTACGTGCACCTGATGCCCAACTTCCGGGACAAGGTGAGGCGCTGGAAGCTGGAGCCGGAGATCGATTCCATCCGGCAGTCCGACGGCAAGTTCTATCTGCTGCCCGGCCTGCACGAGAAGGCCAGATCCGGCTACTCGCTGGCGCTGCGCACGGACGTCCTCGACCGGCTCGGGCTGAACCCGCCCACCACCTGGGACGAGGTGTACGAGGTCTTCAGGGCGATCAGGGAGGAGTACCCGGACCGCTACCCGTTCTCCGACCGCTGGAGCAAGAACACGCCCTACCCCGCCGCCGCCCTCTTCAGCTACCTGGGCCAGGCGTACGGGGTCCGGGCCGGATGGACGCACAACCCCATCGACTGGGACGCGAACGCCGGAAGGTTCGTCTTCACCGGAGCCACGGACGCCTACCGGCAGATGATCGAGTTCGTGCGGAAACTGGTCGCCGAGAAACTGGTGGACCCGGAGAGCTTCACCCAGACCGACGACGAGGCCGCGCAGAAGCTGCTGGGCGAGAAGTCGTTCGCGATCAGCGCCAACCCGCAGGTACTGGTGCAGGAATACCGGTACAACCTGGAGAAGCAGGTCGAGGGAGCGAAGATCGAGATGATCCCCGTGCCGCTCGGGCCGGCGGGCCCAATCGTGCTGGGCGGCGTCCGGCTGGAGAACGGCGTGATGATCTCCAGCAAGGCCCTGAAGAGCGACAACTTCGTCGCCATGATGCAGTTCGTGGACTGGCTCTGGTACTCGGACGAGGGCCAGCGACTGGCCCGCTGGGGCGTCGAGGGCGTCACCTACACCCGCTCCGGAAGCCGGTACACGCCGAAGCCCGGCATCAGCCTCATGGGCTCCGACCCGGACGCGCCGAAGGACATGCAGAAGGACTTCGGCTTCTACAACGGCGTCTTCGCCTACGGCGGCAGCTGGGAGCTGGTCTCCTCCATGTTCAGCCCCGACGAGAAGAGGTTCCAGGACGCGATGTCCCGGCGCCAACAGACGCCCATCGCCCCGGCCCACCCCTTGCAGTCCTTCGAGCAGGAGCAGGCGACCCTCTGGGAGACCCCGCTGAAGGACACCGTCATCCAGAACACCCTCCGGTTCGTCCTCGGCAAGCGCCCGCTGTCCGAGTGGGACGCCTACGTCTCCGAGCTGAAGTCGAAGAACATGCAGCAGTTCGTCGACCTGCACAACAAGGCGTACGAGCGGTTCAAGAAGGAGAACGGGTGATCCGCGTCCCCGGCTCGCCGAGCGGCCGGCTCACCGACGCCCTGCGCCACCGCGCCGGCACCGGCCGCCTCGGCCTCGCCCCGCGCAGCGACCACCAGGACCCGGAACTGCTCGACGCCCCGCGCGAGGCCGCCGAGCCCCCGCACAGCCACCGGCCGCCGACCGCCGAGGACGGCCGCGCCGCGCCCTTCACCCTGAGCCGCCACCGTGTCCCGCTCGTCGAGCCCACCCCGGTCGGCGACGAGCCCCCGCCCCGGTGGGACGAACGGCACCCGCTCGGCCGGGAGGCGGCGGCATGAGCACCGTACGCACCTCCGACTTCGGCACCGGGACCCTCTCCCGCGCCTCCGCCCTGATCCACACCGTCCTCACCGTCGAGGCGCTGCTGCTCCTGGCCGCCTCCCCGGGCCTGGCCGGACTGCTCCTGCTCGGCCCCGACCCGGCCAACCTCCCCCTCGCGGCGCTGTGCCTGCTGCCCCTCGGACCGGCCCTGTCCGCCGCGCTCTACGCCCTCCACCACCGCAGCCGCGACCTCACCGAACTGCGCCCGGCCCGCGCCTACCTGCGCGGCTGGCGGCTCAACGCCCTGCCGGTGCTGAAACTGTGGACCCCGCTGCTCGCCTGGCTGACGGTGATCGCCTTCACCCTCACCCACTTCGCCGCCACCGGCCTGCCCGGCTGGTGGGCGGTCCTGCTCGCGGTGATCGGCGCCGGCTCCCTCCTCTGGGGCGCGCACGCCCTCGTCCTCACCTCGCTCTTCGCGTTCCGCGCCCGGGACACCGCCCGCCTCGCCGGGTACTTCCTGCTCCGGCACGGCCGCGCCACCCTCGCCGCCGCCTCCCTGCTCGTCCTGACGGCCGCGCTGACCGCCCTGCTGACGGAGGCCGCGCCCGCCCTGCTGGCCGCCCCGCTGCTGCTGTCCCTGCTGCACGGCAGCCGCTCGTTGATCACCGAGACCCGGGCGGAGTTCACCGCATGAGCGCGCCCCGCACCCCGAAGATCCCGTACGGCGGCGACTACAACCCCGAGCAGTGGCCGGAGGAGGTCTGGGACGAGGACCACCGTTTGTTCACCCGGGCCGGCGTCGACACCCTCACCGTCGGCGTCTTCAGCTGGTCCCTCACCCAACCCGCCCCGGACACCTACGACTTCACCGTGCTGGACCGCATCCTCGACCGGGCCTCAGCCGAGGGCCGGCAGGTCTGCCTGGCCACCGGCACCGCCGCCCTCCCGCCCTGGCTCGCCAAGCGCCACCCCGAGGTCAACCGCACCGACTTCGAGGGCCGCCGCCACCGCTACGGCCAGCGCCACACCTTCTGCCCCAGCTCCCCGGCGTACCGCGAGCACGCCACCGCGCTCGCCGCCCGCCTCGCCGAACGGTACGCGCACCACCCCGCCCTGCTCGCCTGGCACGTCAACAACGAGTACGGCGGCGCCTGCTACTGCGACCTGTGCGCCGAGGCGTTCCGCGAGTGGCTCCGGTACCGGCACGGCACCCTCGACGCCCTCAACGACGCCTGGTGGACCACCTTCTGGTCGCACCGCTACACCGACTGGGACCAGATCGAGCCGCCGAACGCCCTCACCGAGCACTGGCGCGGCCCGGACCACACCGCCTTCCAGGGCATCACCCTCGACTACCACCGGTTCACCACCGACGCCCTCCTCGGCTGCTTCCTGGCCGAGAAGGAGGTGATCCGCGCCCACGACCCGGACACGCCCGTCACCACCAACTTCATGGGCACCTTTCGCCCCCTCGACTACCACCGCTGGGCGCCCCACCTCGACTTCGCCTCCTGGGACAACTACCCGCCCCTGGACGCCCCGCCGACCCGGCCCGCCCTCGCCCACGACCTGATGCGCGGCCTGAAGGACGGCGCCCCCTTCTGGCTGATGGAGCAGACCCCCTCCACCACCGCGTGCCGGGACGTCAACCCGCTCCGGCGCCCCGGCGAACTCCGCCTCGCCACCTTCCAGGCGATCGCCCACGGCGCGGACGCCGCCCTCTACTTCCAGCTGCGCGCCTCACGCGGCGCCTGCGAGAAGTACCACGGGGCGGTCATCGGCCACGCGGGCCGCGACGACACCCGCGTCTTCCGCGAGGTCGCCGCACTGGGTCGGGAACTGGAAACCCTGGGGGACCGCACCCTGGGCGCCCGCACCCCGGCCCGCACCGCCCTGCTCTTCGACTGGGACAGCTGGTGGGCCCTGGAGATCTCCGACGGCCCGTCCCGGCTGGTCAAGTACCCGGACGTGGTCCACGCCTACTACCGGGCGGCACGCGCGGCCGGCGCCGACGTGGACGTCGTCCCGCAGACCGCCGGCCTCACCCCCTACGACGTGGTCCTCGCCCCCGCCCTCCACATGGTCAAGGGCGACCTCGCCGCGCGCCTCGAAGCCGTGGCCGCACGCGGCGGCACGGTCCTGACCACCTTCCTCTCCGGCCGCGTCGACGAGCACGACCGGGCCTTCCTCACCGACGTCCCCGGCCCGCTCGCCCCGCTCATGGGCATCCGCGTGGACGAATGGGACGCCCGCCCGACGGAGTTCGCCCAGCCCGTCCCCGAACTGTCGGCCGAGGCCCGGCTCGTCTTCGAGATCGTGCTGCCGCGCGGCGCCGAACCGGTCGCCACGTACGGCACCGACTTCTACGCCGGCACCCCGGCCGTGACCCGCCACCCGTTCGGCGCCGGCGAGGCCTGGTACGTCGCCACGGCCCTCGACCAGCCGGGCGTCGACCAGGTCGTACGCCGCATCCTGACCCGCCACGACCTGCTCGGCCCCTACGCCGGCCACCCGGCGGTGGAGACGGCGACCCGGATCGCCCCCGACGGCACCCCCCTGCTCTTCCTCCTCAACCACGCCCCCGAACCCGCCCGCCTGACCGCCCACGCCACCGCCACCGACCTGCTCACCGGCAAGCGGGTGGAGCTGGGCGAACCCCTGGTCGTCGACCCCCTGGGCGTGGCGATCCTTCAGTAGACGCGCCGACCGTGTGCGTCCGGCACACCCGACTTCCGGAAGAAGTAGCTGTTGACCTGATCGCGCCACTCGCGGGCGCAGCGGAGCTGCTCCTCGAACAGCTCCGCCACCCGCCTGTGACGCGCGGCGTCGACGAGGTCCACGAGCCCGGCCCACACCTCCCGGGCCGCCTCCACCTCCTCGACACCCTCGAAGTGCGTGTCGTAGATGTGCTGGATCACCGTCTTCCCGCTCTTCAGCATGTGCGAGTACGACACGTGGTGGAAGAACAGCAGCAGCTCGTCGGGGCAGCTGTCCGCGGACTCGTAGACCTCGGCCCAGGGCTTGCCGTACTGCCCGGCGTACCCGGTACCGGTCGCCACGCTGCGGTCGACACCGACCCCGTCCCGGTCGGCGAAGTGGTACGTCCCCCACGGGCTGTACTCGTACCCGTCCACGCTCGGCCCGTAGTGGTGCCCCGGCTGCACCATGAATCCCACGCCCAGGGGAGCGGTGTACTTCTCGTACGTCCGCCACGAGCCGTCCAGGACCGCGTGCAGCCCGGCCGCCGGTCCCGGCCCGAAGGTGAGCCGGATCCACTCGTCGAGGACGGCACCCGGATCGGCGTCCGGCCGCCAGGCGAGCCGCCCGAAGGCGTACAGGTTGGCCTGGGCGAGCGGATGCCCCGTCCAGAACGGGTCGTCACCGGCATTGGACACGGCGACCAGCCCGCCACGCGCCAACTCCCCGACGGACACGCCCTGTTCGAGCGGAAACCGCAGCACCTCACTCCACATCGGCCCCAGCCAGCACACATGCCGCTGCTGCCCGGTGTACTCCTGGGTGGCCTGCAGCTCCACCGCGAGCCGGGTGCGCGGCATCGCGCCGATCAGCGGCGAGACGGGCTCCCGCACCTGGAAGTCCATCGGCCCGTGCTTCACCTGGAGCACCGCGTTCGGGGCGAACTCCCCGTCCAGCGGCACGAAATGGTCGTACGCGGCGCGCGCCCGGTCGGTCGTGCGGTCGCGCCAGTCCTGTCGGTGGTCGTAGACGAACGCCCGCCAGTGCACGGTGCCGCCGAACGGCTCCAGCGCCGCCGCCAGCAGGTTGGCGCCGTCGGCGTGGCTGCGGCCGTACGCGAACGGCCCCGGCTGCCCCTCCGAGTCTGCCTTCACCACGTACCCGCCGAAGTCGGGGATCGCCTCGTACACCCGCCGCGTCGCCTCGGCCCACCAGGCGCGCACGGCCGCGTCCAGCGGATCGGCCGTGGGCAGCCCACCGAGCAGGAGCGGCGCGGCGAAGGAGACCGACAGGTGGGTGCGGATGCCGTACGGCCGCAACGCCCCGGCGATCGCGGCCACGTCACCGATCCGGTCGGTCAGCAGCCGCGCCTCGGTCGCGTGCACGTTGACGTTGTTCACGGAGAGCGCGTTGATCCCGCACGCCGCCAGCAGCCTGCCGTACGCCCGCACCCGCTCCAGGTCGCCACGCGCCCGGCCGTCCTCCCAGAACAGCGAGCCACCCGCGTACCCGCGCTCCACCTGCCCCATGACCGGGTGCACGGCCACGTTGTCCCAGTGGTCGAGCATGCGCAGGGCGAGCGCGGGGCGGTGGACCTCGCGGACCCGCTCACCGGAGAAGGCGTCCTCGCCGAGCCGCACCACGTGGAACAGCCCGTACAGCAGCCCG
This genomic stretch from Streptomyces sp. Go-475 harbors:
- a CDS encoding beta-galactosidase → MSAPRTPKIPYGGDYNPEQWPEEVWDEDHRLFTRAGVDTLTVGVFSWSLTQPAPDTYDFTVLDRILDRASAEGRQVCLATGTAALPPWLAKRHPEVNRTDFEGRRHRYGQRHTFCPSSPAYREHATALAARLAERYAHHPALLAWHVNNEYGGACYCDLCAEAFREWLRYRHGTLDALNDAWWTTFWSHRYTDWDQIEPPNALTEHWRGPDHTAFQGITLDYHRFTTDALLGCFLAEKEVIRAHDPDTPVTTNFMGTFRPLDYHRWAPHLDFASWDNYPPLDAPPTRPALAHDLMRGLKDGAPFWLMEQTPSTTACRDVNPLRRPGELRLATFQAIAHGADAALYFQLRASRGACEKYHGAVIGHAGRDDTRVFREVAALGRELETLGDRTLGARTPARTALLFDWDSWWALEISDGPSRLVKYPDVVHAYYRAARAAGADVDVVPQTAGLTPYDVVLAPALHMVKGDLAARLEAVAARGGTVLTTFLSGRVDEHDRAFLTDVPGPLAPLMGIRVDEWDARPTEFAQPVPELSAEARLVFEIVLPRGAEPVATYGTDFYAGTPAVTRHPFGAGEAWYVATALDQPGVDQVVRRILTRHDLLGPYAGHPAVETATRIAPDGTPLLFLLNHAPEPARLTAHATATDLLTGKRVELGEPLVVDPLGVAILQ
- a CDS encoding alpha-glucuronidase, encoding MPLPVPVLPEGVDPAWLPPAAFGAVGGRRTLVRGSGPLVETVHGEVAEACRRFGGRVVRDASDDGPYDLVLGLGADGPGDEGFSLAREGGTTTVTASGGRGLLYGLFHVVRLGEDAFSGERVREVHRPALALRMLDHWDNVAVHPVMGQVERGYAGGSLFWEDGRARGDLERVRAYGRLLAACGINALSVNNVNVHATEARLLTDRIGDVAAIAGALRPYGIRTHLSVSFAAPLLLGGLPTADPLDAAVRAWWAEATRRVYEAIPDFGGYVVKADSEGQPGPFAYGRSHADGANLLAAALEPFGGTVHWRAFVYDHRQDWRDRTTDRARAAYDHFVPLDGEFAPNAVLQVKHGPMDFQVREPVSPLIGAMPRTRLAVELQATQEYTGQQRHVCWLGPMWSEVLRFPLEQGVSVGELARGGLVAVSNAGDDPFWTGHPLAQANLYAFGRLAWRPDADPGAVLDEWIRLTFGPGPAAGLHAVLDGSWRTYEKYTAPLGVGFMVQPGHHYGPSVDGYEYSPWGTYHFADRDGVGVDRSVATGTGYAGQYGKPWAEVYESADSCPDELLLFFHHVSYSHMLKSGKTVIQHIYDTHFEGVEEVEAAREVWAGLVDLVDAARHRRVAELFEEQLRCAREWRDQVNSYFFRKSGVPDAHGRRVY